The Eubacterium maltosivorans genome includes the window GTCTTTTCTTCTCCCTGCAGATAGTGCATCAGCTTCTCAATTTCGTAAATCTTCATCCGGGTGAGGGGCACTTCCAGTTCCAGGCGGTGAAGATGGTCCGTATGAACCTCCTCCAGAAATGGCCCGTAATAGGTATTGTCCTTCAGGTAATAAAAAAGGTCATTCAGCGAAGGAGCTTTAATCAGCGCCTCGTAATCCTGAGTTCCAAGCATCTTTGACTTCATTGCCAATAATTTCGTGTTCACACACGCATGATTACTATTCGCCATTAATCTTCACTACTTTTCTTTAAATTTTTCAAGAATCAGATCGACTGAAACAGTTCGTCCAAAACTCTTTTTGCACTTTCTTGTTTTGCACTTTCGTACTGCTCTCGCAATGCTTTAATCGAGCTCGACATTTCTTTTATGGCGTTATCCTTCTCTTCTTCAGCTTTTTTGATTTCAACGTCATAGTTTTGTTTGCTTTCCTCTTTTGCAGCGGTGATAACATTCGTTTCTTCTTCTTTTAACTCGTCTTTGGTATCGGCTACGATTTTTTCCGCGCGGGCTGTGGCGCTGGCTTTGATTTTCTTGGCCCGGTTGTCCAGATCGATAATCTGATGAAGCACTTCATTTATCATCCTAATAACGACCTCCTTCTTCAAAAATTAATTCTAGTCTGAACCCATTATAGCACTTTATGTATACAAAGCAATAACTATTTTTGTTTTTGAAATGGTTTTAACTGCAATTTTTAGACAAAAGCTCAAAATTGTAGTATCTTTTGATGCTAATCGGTAATAATAGCGTGGCTTTTTATAAATAATGGATTCCCAGAATGAAATTATATTCACTCTGTTGATATTTTATACCCTTCAGCCCCAAAAATCCACGAAAAATTAAAATTATCTTCCTATTAAATATATATAAGCAAGTGTGATGGCAGTAACGAAATGAAAACAAATTTGTCTTTATCCTTTTTGTCTGCCGATGCTATGCGCCAAAATCAACTGCATCTGCTGCCCACCATTCAGGTATAAAATAAGCTCCCGGTCCTTTGACCAGGAGCTATTTAATTTACAACGGCTCAAAACCGTATTTTTCAAAAACTGCTTTAGCTTCATCACTATTTAAAAAGCTTTCAAAATTTTTGGCCGCATCCTGCAGGGTGCTGTCCTTTAAAACAGCCATTGGGTAAATAACGGTTTTGTAACTGCTTTCCGGAACTTTGCTTACTATAGTAACCTTGTCTGGGACTGATTTTGCGTCCGTTTCGTAGACCAGCCCTGCGTCCACCTCTCTATTTTCTACATAGGTCAATACCTGTGTAACATCTTTGCCGTAAACAGCCTTTGCCTTTACAGTGTCTAAAAGATTAAGGTTAGTCAGCGCCTCTTCAGCATATTGACCGGCGGGTACTGCGCTCGGTTCACCTAAAGCAACCTGAGCAGCCTTATCCGTACCCAGATCCTCAATGGTGGCGATTTCGGTTTTTCCCCGGGGCACAATTAAAACCAGATTGTTTTTCAGCAGATCTTCACGGGTGCCTTCTGCCAAAAACCCCTCCTGCTCCAAAGCGTCCATCTGTTTTTGTGCGGCAGAAATGAAAACATCTGTCGGAGCACCGTTCTCAATCTGCTTTTGAAGATCGCCTGAGCCACCATAATTAAAAGTTAATGTCTGCCCTTTATTGGCCTGTTCGTACATTGGCGTCAGCTCTTCCATGGCATTTTTTAAACTGGCCGCTGCTGAAATCGTCAGATTAACATTGTCCGCGCTGTCTCCCGTCTGCGCATTGTTCTGTGTGCTGCAAGCGGTAAACCCAATAATGAGAACTCCCATCAAAACAGTAACAATTAATATTTTTACACTTTTCATATTTCTTACCCTTTCATTAAGATGATATTTTCAGGCGCAATTTTTAAATATTTTGGAAACTCACGTCCAGGCTCTTTTCCAAAATAAACACGTTCAAAATCCCAACACAGCAGTTGGTTCACCTCCCTTCCAAAAGGCCTAAATAAAACGGATACCTTAAACTGGGATTCGATAACATCCTCAATCTCTATTTCGATGGTATTTTCACCAGGATGTTCTACCGGCTCAAAGAAATGTGCCCGGATGCCTGCATGGCTAATATCCTGTGAAAGCGGTACGTCTGAGTAAAGCATACAGCCCCAATCCACCGCCTCAAAGCAATGGCCTTGCAACGGTTTTATTCTCGAAATATTTTTACAACCGGTTAGTTTCGTAGCAGATATCGTTCCAGGATTGTCAAAAATATTTCTTAACGCATCAAATCGGTCAATTTTTCCATCATTAATTATAGCAACACGATCACAAATGGCAAAAATTTCATCTCTCGAATGCGAGACAAAAAGTGTGGTTCCTTCATAATCCTTCAAAATTTTTGAGACTTCACGCTGTAGTTCCCATTTCAAAAAAGTGTCCAAAGCCGAAAAGGGTTCATCCAGCATCAGTAATTTCGGGCTGCGCGCGAAAATTCTCGCCAGCGCCACACGCTGTTGTTGCCCGCCGGAAAGCTGTGCCGGATAACGCTCCTCTAGTTCATGGATTTGAAAGCGTTCGATCATCTGCTTCAGAATTTTCCGGGTACTGTCCGCGCTTTTCTTCATTCCTGCTGTAATATTCTGGCTTACAGTCATATTCGGAAATAGCGCGTAATTTTGGAAAAGATATCCAACGCTTCTTTTTTGAGGCGGCAGGTTGATCTTCTTTTCAGAATCGAAATAGGTAATGCCATCTACTATGATTTGTCCTCTATCAGGTTTTTCAATACCGGCGATACACCTCAGGGTCATGCTTTTTCCTGATCCGGAGGCACCCAGCAGTCCGGTCACTCCCTCACCGCTTTCAAACTGTACTTTCAGATTAAATCCTTTAAATCTTTTTTCAATATCCACCAGCATGCTCATGCTTTACCTGCCTTTCTTCCCTGCAAGGCCAGCCAGACATTCATGCCGCCAATGGAAAACAGTGATATGGCTACGATAACCGCTACCCACTGCATGGCTAAACGCATATCTCCAGCTGCTGTGGCCGTGTAGATAATCAGGGGAACGGTTTGTGTTTTGCCTGGAATGTTCCCGGCAATCATCAGTGTCGCCCCAAATTCGCCGATGGCCCGGGCAAAAGCCAGCACCATGCCGGCTCCAATTCCTGGCAGGCTTACCGGGACTCTTATTCGCCAGAAAATATAGCGCTCTGAAAGCCCCATCGTTCTCCCGGCATCAATAAGGTTCTGATCCATCTGTTCAAAAGCCGCCTTGGTGGTACGGTACATAAGAGGAAAGGAAACAACAATGGCGGCGATAACTGCTCCGCTCCACGAAAAGACCACGCGTATCCCCAATTGCAGCAGCGCCTGTCCCAAAGGGCTGTTTTTGCCAAAAATCATCAGCAGGATAAAGCCGATAACCGTCGGGGGCAAAACCAGCGGAAGTGTCAGAATGCCATCTGTCAGCCATTGGGCTTTTTCCGGAAAGCGGATAACCAGCCGTGCGGCCAAAATGCCCAGAATAACCGTAACAGCTGTTGCCAGAATCGCTGTTTTTAAGGAAATCAGAAGGGGTGAATAACTCTCTGCCATACAAACACCTCCACTATTTAAAAGTTTTTATGCTTTCGTCTGACGCCCTTACTTCAATGAGCTCTGCGGCAATACTGATGGCTATTTCTGCCGGCGTTTTTGCTTTAATCGCTTTTCCAATCGGCGTATAAACCATGTTCAATCTTTCCTGTGTAAAGCCATCAAGCTTCATGAGCTTTCCGTTAACAGCTTCCGTTTTTTTCCTGCTGCCGATAACACCGATATAACGGGCTTTTGTTTTAAGGACCTGCGCCTCGACCAGATAATCGTTCTGGTGTCCCCTGGTCATTATGACCACATAATCTGATGGGCCAATCTTTAAAAATGTGCCGATATCTTTAAAATCGCTGACAAAAACCGCATCAGCATCTGGAAAGACTTCACTGTTTGCAAACGCCTCCCGGTCATCAATAACCACGCATTTAAAGTCCAGATGACTGAGCAAGGGCACGAGCTCCTTAGCAATATGTCCACCGCCAAATACATAAACCCGCCCGTTTTGCAATAGTGGCTGTGAGAAAAAAACGATTTTGTCCTTTTTAAGCAATCGACTTTCTTTTTGAAATAACTCGATATCAAAAAAAGCTGTTTTTTTCTTCTCTCCATCGACGACAGTCATTTCAAAATCCGCAGGCTTCTCCCAGCTGGTCAGGAGCCAGAAATCCTCATTGGATTTAAATGCTCTGTCCAGCTCTTCAATCAGCTTTTCTGTCTGCGGATTATCGGGGGAAAAATACTGAAAATACAATGTGGCGTTTCCGCCGCATACCATACCGAGATCAGCGGCCTCATTTGGCCTCAGTATGTATTTTTTCATAAAGGAGATCTTAGTTTCAAACAGTTTCTGCGCTTCCTGCTGAGCATCGTATTCGATGGCTCCACCACCCACGGTACCTGTGGTGCTGCCATTCTTATAAACAGCCATTCTGGCGCCTGTCCCCCTGGGCGCAGAGCCATGAAAATCAATAATGGTCACAACTACCAGGGGTTCTTTTCTCTTTTTTGAAAGCTTAAGCGCTTTGTAAAAATCCTTCATTATTTCCTCTACTTTCCAAAACCACAGTTTGGGTAGGTGCAGACTTCACAATTTAAACATAAGCCACCCTCACCCAGAGAAGATAAATCCTCCGGAACCAGTTTTTCCCCTGCCAGTATTCTGGGGAGCACCAGGTCAAATACTGTTCTTTTGGCGTACATCACACATCCTGGCAGGCCCATTATGGGTATCTCCCCCTGATATGCCAGTAGAAACATCGCCCCCGGCAATACCGGTGCACCGTAGCTGACGATCTCGGCGCCAGTCTTTTGAATGGCACTTGGCGTAATATCGTCCGGGTCCACGCTCATACCTCCGGTACAGATGACGATCTCGGCGCCTTTTTCGATAAATTCACTGATTTTTTCCGAAACTAACGCCTCATCATCGGGAAGAATCTCCTGCGCCATAACGTCAACACCGTATTCGTCCAGCTTGTCCTTGATCACAGGACCAAAAGCATCCTTAATCCGCCCCGCATAGAGCTCGCTTCCAGTGTTGATGACAGCCGCCTTCTTTTTTTTAAATGGCAGCAGCTTCAGAATGGGCTTTCCGCCGCCAAGGGCCACAGCGCGGTCCAGCTTATCCTGTTCAATGGCCAGTGGAATAATCCGGGTCCCTGCCAGCTTATCTCCTTTTTTAACAGGAAAGTTCCCATGTCTGGTGGCAATCATGAGCTCACCCAGGGCATTAAGCGCTTTTAGCCTACCGCTGTCCACCTTTAGCAACCCGTCTCTCTCTGCAATCACCTCAATTTTTCCTTCCTTTACCTCCGAAGGAGACATATACGCCCCTGCACATAGTCGGTACAGTACCTCGGCTCCAGCGTTTTCATGAACCATGCCGGGGTCGTTTTTCCAGATATAAACGTGCTCCTTTCCCATGGATAAAAGCACGGGTATATCCTCTTTCTGAATCACATGCCCCTTGCGGAATCTCGGGCCTTTAAACTCGTCTTTTATGATTTGTGTCATGTCATGACATAAGATCAGCCCCAGGGCTTCTGTTGTTTTTACACTTTCCATTTTACTGCCTCGTTCTGTTTTATTTTGAACGCACTGGTTCTGGACAGACTTTTCCTCCGATATGGCGAACCCTATAGATGTCCATCAGTGTTTCATCAAATTTCGCTGTTTTCAGCTGTTTTAATGCATTTTCTATGTCCGATGTCTTAACGCTTATTGAAATACCGCACCCCGCCGAAATCTCCCTTAACGTTGGAATAATCGTGATTTCAAAAAGATCCTTCAATATTCCTTCGGCCATCATGGCTGCGTGGGTATTGGCAAAAGTCAGCAAATAATAATCCTGTCCCTTCATTATTACAGACTAATAACCTTTGAAGCGGCCAACATCTTTTCTGTAATGTCATACATATTGCTGATTTCACCAAGCTTCAGTTTATCCTTAAGTTTATAGTAGTCAAGACAAGTTCCGCAGACCAGTATCTTTACACCCCGGTCCTCCAGAGCCTGTAAATGGGTAGCCACCTGCTCATCCAGGGCTGGCAGCTTAACGCCACTGTTCATAAATAAAATGCTCTCTGGCACGTTGTCGGCCTGCGAAAGGGTGTAAAAGAACATTTTCACCAAGGCGTTCCCCAGCTCATACTCTCCTTCGCCAATGTAGTCTTTTCCCATAAAAACGACCCATCTGCCTGTTGTTTCCCAGGCAACGGCACCGCCATCTGGCGTTTTCTTCATCTCTTCCTCCGGTATTTCATGGCCATCTGTAATAAACCGGACTTCAAAGCGCTCTCCGCTGCCGCTTACTACAGCGTCATAGCTTTGGCTGGCTGCAAGTTTTTTCAGGTTTTCAACCGCAATGGCGTTATCGACGGTTATAATAAAACTGTCACGATTTTCTTCGATTTCTTTTTTGGCCATAATGACCGGCATAGGACATGCCTTGCCCATGGCATCGATTATCTTAGTCATTGTTTTTCTCCTTTATTCTTTTATGATCAGGGCTTTGTCCTGCCTGTCTGTAAGCTCTCCCACAAGCGCACAGTCTGTCTTCAGCTCGACCTTCAGTGTTTTCAAAAGATTCTCCGCCTCAGAGGGTGACACGCTGATCAAAAGGCCGCCGGAAGTCTGGGGATCAAAAATAATATCCTCCATCAGTCCACTCACCGTTGATCTGTAATCTGGTCCAAAATATTCTCTGTTCCGATAAGTGCCACCGGGCACAATGCCCATCTCTGCCAGTTCAATGACTCCAGGCATGAGCGGAATGGCTGAAGCCTCAAGCTCCATGGTCAGGTGGCTGGCTCTGGCCATCTCAATTCCATGACCGCCCAGGCTGAAACCGGTAATATCTGTACAGCCATGCACTTCGTCGTATAACCCCATCACTTCACAGGCTATTTTATTCAGCGTGGTCATGGAAAAAATCGCAGCTTCACAGGATTCGTCTGTCGCGATACCGCCTTTGATGGCTGATACGATAATCCCGGTCCCGATAGGTTTCGTAAGGATAAGCTTGTCACCCTCCCGCGCATGGCAGTTCCCACGAAGGTGCAGGCAGTCTGTCACTCCGGTCACAGACAAGCCATATTTAGGTTCAAGATCATCGACTGAGTGGCCGCCTATAAGAACTGCACCGGCCTCCTGTATCTTGTCAGCGCCGCCTCTCAAAATTTCGGATAGAAGCGCCTTGTCTTCCTTTTCTGGAAAACAGACAATATTCATCGCAGTCAGCGGTTTTCCGCCCATGGCGTAAATATCGCTCAGAGCATTTGTCGCGGCAATTTGTCCAAAGAGATATGGGTCGTCCACAATGGGTGGAAAAAAATCCAGTGTCTGGAGCAGGATCTGCTTGTCATTAATCCTGTAAGCTGCGGCATCATCTGAATTTTCCAGCCCGATTATCAGGCTGTCACAGCCTTTAAGCTCAAGGTTTTTTAAAACCTTTGACAGAGCGCCTGGCCCAAGCTTCGCAGCACATCCACAATTTCTGACCATTTCGGTCAAGCGTTTCGGTTTATCTTCTGACATGGCATTTGTCCTTTCATTCTGCTGTAAGTTTTTGAAGGGCCTCCAAGGCATAGGCCACCTCACCTTGTGTGTTGAAATGATTGAAGGAAAAACGCAGGGTTCCCTGTGGGTATGTCCCCAAAGTCCTGTGCGCAAGCGGAGCGCAATGCATTCCTACCCGTGTCATAATGCCATAATCCCTGTCCAGCTCAAAGGCTATCTGCGCATTGTCCCTTGTCAGGCATTCTACAGAAACCAGGGCACAGCGGCTCTGAATGTCCACATTTCCAACAAGGCGCAGGCCGTCTATGGCTTCAACCCCACGGATAAAAGTGCTCGTTAACCGTTCCTCAACCATAAGCAGCTCGCTTTTATCAACTGAGCACAAATAATCTAACGCGCTGCTGAGTCCATAAATCCCCGGAAGGTTCAACGTTCCAGCCTCAAACCGATCCGGCAAAAAGTCCGGCATATCCAGCTGGTCTGACACGCTTCCTGTGCCTCCATATAAAAGCGGATCCATCTGCTCCGCCAGATCATCTGTCACCAGAAAGCCGCCAATCCCCTGCGGGCCCATGAGCCCTTTATGCCCTGTAAAGCACAGGGCACTGATATTCGCCCTTTTCATGCTGATATCGTGCAGACCAGCTGTCTGGGCAGCATCCACAATAAAGTACAGTCCCTGACTTCTGCATATTCGTCCCACAGCCTCAATGGGCAGAATGCTTCCGCTTACGTTGGAGCCATGGGTCATAACAACAGCCTTCGTTTCCGGCTTTATCATTTTTTCGATACACGCTATTTCTAAATTACCCAGATTGTCACATGGAATCACATCATAGGTAACGCCAACCCGCTTCAGATGTTCAAGTGGTCTCACCACAGCGTTATGCTCCAGGCCGGAAATAAGCACGTGATCGCCCTGTCTCAGAAAGCCTTTGAGCACCATGTTGACTGCTTGTGTTACATTCGCTGTAAAAATAACGTTTTTATTATCCTCGCCGTCAAACAGACTGCACAGCTTCTCACGGGTATCGTAAACCTTTCTAGCCACTGTATAGGCCCGTTCATAGCTCCCCCGTCCCACATTACAGCCAATGTTCTCCAGATAACCGGCCATTTCAGACGCCACTCCCGGAGCTTTTGGCCAGCTGGTGCTGGCATTGTCAAAATAAACGCCTTTCATTTTTACTCCTTCAGTAAGTGCATAACTGCCTCCAGTACACCGCCGCTGATATTACGGGCCTTATCCGAAATCGCATAACAATAGGCCCTATCGCCCCGTGGATCAACGTCGGCAATTTTCAATCCTTTTTTTACATTCGTACCATCGGCAATCATGCCGCGCAATACGCCGTCAATCTTGGCCGTAACCGGGTTCTCTCCGATAAAAGCGAGATGTTCGCCTTTTTTTACCAAATCACCAATGTCGTGACACAGCCGGATCACTCCAGAATCGGGAGCGTGGATTACCCGTTCGTGGGTATATCCGCCAATGTTTCCAGGGATACCAGTATTTCTTGCCGCCATTCCCTCATACAGAATTTTTCCAAGATAGTGCCCCCGGTTGGTTTCAATCACAGCGTCAACATCCTCTTTGGCGGTGAAGCCAGGTCCCAGGGCAACAACGGCTTTTGCCATATCACGGGTCGTTCCCAGATTTTTTTTGGCAAGTATTGCGTCGACCACTGCATCAGGACGAACCATACGGATCATATCGCCTCTTGGATCGACACAAAGCGGTATCTCATCTTTTTTCAAGCACCGGCACACCTCCTCAATGGACTCACAGCGTCTTGCCGTTACTCCTTCCACGACTGCCGTACCATCCTGAATGGCTCGGGCAAACGCGACAGTGCGCCGGATAACCGTAGGGGATTCAATGTCCAGGGCAATTACTCTGAAACCCGCATTATACAGCCGGTATATCGTGCCAGTGGCAATATCGCCGGCTCCACGCACAATAATCGTTTCATTAATTTTCATTCTCAGACCATTCCTTTTCATAGTATTCCAGTAAACGCCGATAATCCTCAGGCGTATCAGCGTCCATAACACAGTTTCTTTCTCCTGGAATTTTTATCAGAGCCTCAGGGTATTTTTGAATAATCTCCCGGCCACCTGTGTCACCGGAGATTGCCAAAAGCTCTTTAAACCAACATTTTCCAAAGGCAACAGGATGTCCTTTCTGACCTTTATATTCTGGCATGATAATACACTTTGGATTCTCTGTAATCGCCCGTTCTATGTCATTCACCAGCTTCCTGCTGACCAGCGGCTGATCGCCAAGGAACACCAGTATGCCCTGACACACCGGGTAATGCTCTTCAAGGTATGCGACTGCTATTTGTAAAGAAGTCGACTGTCCAAGCTCTGGATGATCATTCAGTAAATATACAGGCTCTCTATGTGTTTCAATACAATTAAAAACAGCCTCCCTTGTTACAATAACGATTACATCTCTAAAGCTTTCCATTACACCATCGATGGTTTTCTCTAAAATTTTCTTTCTGCCTATGGGCAGGAGTAACTTTTCACCGCCCATACGGCGTGACAGTCCTGCTCCAAGAACAATTGCCCCTAACATAGATACCAGTTCCTTTCACGCAAAGACGCTGCAATACAACCGTCAAAATATGGTTTAGCCGCTTCACAGAGTATCTCAGCTTTCATCTTATTTCCGTTATCTGCCTTATTAACAAGCAAAAATTTGGGAACTTCAAAACTTTTCAGTTTATCACTCACAAACCACTCCATGCTCTCCCTGAACAAATCAAGGTCAAAACGTTTCCCCTTCAATTCTTGCGGGCAGCGGTGCAGATTCATGTCGGTTATGGGCTCATTTAAAAGCTCACAGCCGATCACATGGATCAGTTTTGTTGTGTTTTGTGGAATAACGGGTTCCCACTCTCTATATATTTTATAGGGCTTTCCGCCAGCTCCGTCTCCCTCATTCAGAATAACCCAATCCGCCAGCACTTTAAAAAGACTGTCCAGCAGCTCGGGCGGCGCCCCCTTTACCTTATGATCCTCAATACAGCGTTCTGCAAAATAATACAAATTGCAGTGCTGTTTTACCAAGCGGCTTAAAAGCTCTCTGTACGATTCTGTTACGATTACTTCGCCTTCAAAGTCATCCGGATAGCGCATTTTTGTGGTGGTGGTTAAAAGGGTCTTACCCTTATTCTTAAGCTCACTTCCCAGACAGGTGAGTAACGCTGTTTTACCGCCGCCGCCGGTGATTGTAACAAAGTCAGGCTGTTCGATACCGAACAGCACTGACAGTTTCATGTTCTCATTTTGCACACAAAGTTTTTTATTCATTTTCCTTCTTAATGGTAGCCAGGTAGCGGTAAACAGTCGGTACTGAAACCCCGAGCATATCCGCCACGTGCCAGATGGTTCCTTTAACCATAAAGGTTCCAAGTCCCTGCAGTCTTTCAACCACATCAATCTTTTCCTGTTTGCCCATTTTTCTGAGGTCTCCGTGATTGCTGGGCAGCACACGGCTCATATTATTGATAACCAGTTCTTTGACGTTAATGTTGAAGTTTTCTTCGGATTCTTCATCTTTTTTGAGCGGCTCAACCGTAATGAGTGATTCCAGAATATCACGGGCCTCCGCAAATTTCTGACAGTCCATATTCAGACAAAGCAGACCGATCAGCTCACCATCATCATCCTTAATAAAATACGTTGCCGAACGTATAATGTTGCCTCTTGGAGACAATCCCCGATAGTTCACACGGTATGGCGCTTCTTTATACGCCTCATTCTTAATAAGCTTAAGGCCATAGTCTGTAACCGGTGCCCCTAATTCACGTCCACTGATATCGCCATTGCGGATTGCCACAATCGATGATTGACAGTCCGAGAGGTCGTGCAATACCACCTCTGTGTTTTCTCCCAGATAATCTGCTAAAAAGTCTACCAGTACCTTGTAGGATTCAAGATCTTTTGCCATAATTATTCTCCTTCTGAACTTTGATTCATATAAACAAAGAACGCTTACAATCATTGTTTAAAAAATGTTATATCCCTATTATCGCAGATTTCGGAGAAAAATTCAATAATAATTTATTATTGTGTCGATTTTTTTAAAGATCCTCATTTTCAAAGGGTGTATTCTTTGGTAAAATTAAGTTTAAAAGGATTGCAGACAGGGTTGAAACCACAACGGCTGATTCCCCAAAAAGACTGTCGATCCAGGCTGGAAGCTGTTCCATCGCGCCGGGAACCTGTGAAATACCAATACCAAGGGCAACCGATAACCCAACAATGGTTGCATTTCTCTGAGTCAGTTCGCTTTGCATAAAAAGCTTAACCCCTGTCATGGTAATGGTAGCAAAAACTGAAATTGTGGCACCGCCCAGCACGCAGTACGGGATGGTCATCATTAAAGCTGAAAATTTCGGAAAGAGACCGGCCAGGACAATAAAGCCCGCGGCAAAACCAATGACCACACGGTTAATAACCCGGTTCGTCACAACAATACCGACATTCTGACCAAAGGTAGAGGTCGGAAGGCCACCGAAGATAGAGCCGATAATGCTTGAGACACCATTGCCCATCAGCCCTCTTGACAGTTCGTCTGTTGTAGGCTCACGGTCCATGGCACCCACACTGAGTGCGGAAAACTGCCCGATGGATTCCACCGAGTTGACCACAAACAAGATCGACATAGATATAATCGCAGGCAGATGAAACTCATACCCAAAATGACCCACTGCCGGCAGCATAAACCAGCTCGCTTCCTGTACTGTACCAAAAT containing:
- the modA gene encoding molybdate ABC transporter substrate-binding protein, with the translated sequence MKSVKILIVTVLMGVLIIGFTACSTQNNAQTGDSADNVNLTISAAASLKNAMEELTPMYEQANKGQTLTFNYGGSGDLQKQIENGAPTDVFISAAQKQMDALEQEGFLAEGTREDLLKNNLVLIVPRGKTEIATIEDLGTDKAAQVALGEPSAVPAGQYAEEALTNLNLLDTVKAKAVYGKDVTQVLTYVENREVDAGLVYETDAKSVPDKVTIVSKVPESSYKTVIYPMAVLKDSTLQDAAKNFESFLNSDEAKAVFEKYGFEPL
- a CDS encoding sulfate/molybdate ABC transporter ATP-binding protein, encoding MSMLVDIEKRFKGFNLKVQFESGEGVTGLLGASGSGKSMTLRCIAGIEKPDRGQIIVDGITYFDSEKKINLPPQKRSVGYLFQNYALFPNMTVSQNITAGMKKSADSTRKILKQMIERFQIHELEERYPAQLSGGQQQRVALARIFARSPKLLMLDEPFSALDTFLKWELQREVSKILKDYEGTTLFVSHSRDEIFAICDRVAIINDGKIDRFDALRNIFDNPGTISATKLTGCKNISRIKPLQGHCFEAVDWGCMLYSDVPLSQDISHAGIRAHFFEPVEHPGENTIEIEIEDVIESQFKVSVLFRPFGREVNQLLCWDFERVYFGKEPGREFPKYLKIAPENIILMKG
- the modB gene encoding molybdate ABC transporter permease subunit codes for the protein MAESYSPLLISLKTAILATAVTVILGILAARLVIRFPEKAQWLTDGILTLPLVLPPTVIGFILLMIFGKNSPLGQALLQLGIRVVFSWSGAVIAAIVVSFPLMYRTTKAAFEQMDQNLIDAGRTMGLSERYIFWRIRVPVSLPGIGAGMVLAFARAIGEFGATLMIAGNIPGKTQTVPLIIYTATAAGDMRLAMQWVAVIVAISLFSIGGMNVWLALQGRKAGKA
- a CDS encoding XdhC family protein, with the translated sequence MKDFYKALKLSKKRKEPLVVVTIIDFHGSAPRGTGARMAVYKNGSTTGTVGGGAIEYDAQQEAQKLFETKISFMKKYILRPNEAADLGMVCGGNATLYFQYFSPDNPQTEKLIEELDRAFKSNEDFWLLTSWEKPADFEMTVVDGEKKKTAFFDIELFQKESRLLKKDKIVFFSQPLLQNGRVYVFGGGHIAKELVPLLSHLDFKCVVIDDREAFANSEVFPDADAVFVSDFKDIGTFLKIGPSDYVVIMTRGHQNDYLVEAQVLKTKARYIGVIGSRKKTEAVNGKLMKLDGFTQERLNMVYTPIGKAIKAKTPAEIAISIAAELIEVRASDESIKTFK
- a CDS encoding molybdopterin-binding protein, which produces MESVKTTEALGLILCHDMTQIIKDEFKGPRFRKGHVIQKEDIPVLLSMGKEHVYIWKNDPGMVHENAGAEVLYRLCAGAYMSPSEVKEGKIEVIAERDGLLKVDSGRLKALNALGELMIATRHGNFPVKKGDKLAGTRIIPLAIEQDKLDRAVALGGGKPILKLLPFKKKKAAVINTGSELYAGRIKDAFGPVIKDKLDEYGVDVMAQEILPDDEALVSEKISEFIEKGAEIVICTGGMSVDPDDITPSAIQKTGAEIVSYGAPVLPGAMFLLAYQGEIPIMGLPGCVMYAKRTVFDLVLPRILAGEKLVPEDLSSLGEGGLCLNCEVCTYPNCGFGK
- a CDS encoding DUF3343 domain-containing protein; translated protein: MLTFANTHAAMMAEGILKDLFEITIIPTLREISAGCGISISVKTSDIENALKQLKTAKFDETLMDIYRVRHIGGKVCPEPVRSK
- the yedF gene encoding sulfurtransferase-like selenium metabolism protein YedF encodes the protein MTKIIDAMGKACPMPVIMAKKEIEENRDSFIITVDNAIAVENLKKLAASQSYDAVVSGSGERFEVRFITDGHEIPEEEMKKTPDGGAVAWETTGRWVVFMGKDYIGEGEYELGNALVKMFFYTLSQADNVPESILFMNSGVKLPALDEQVATHLQALEDRGVKILVCGTCLDYYKLKDKLKLGEISNMYDITEKMLAASKVISL
- the selD gene encoding selenide, water dikinase SelD, producing the protein MSEDKPKRLTEMVRNCGCAAKLGPGALSKVLKNLELKGCDSLIIGLENSDDAAAYRINDKQILLQTLDFFPPIVDDPYLFGQIAATNALSDIYAMGGKPLTAMNIVCFPEKEDKALLSEILRGGADKIQEAGAVLIGGHSVDDLEPKYGLSVTGVTDCLHLRGNCHAREGDKLILTKPIGTGIIVSAIKGGIATDESCEAAIFSMTTLNKIACEVMGLYDEVHGCTDITGFSLGGHGIEMARASHLTMELEASAIPLMPGVIELAEMGIVPGGTYRNREYFGPDYRSTVSGLMEDIIFDPQTSGGLLISVSPSEAENLLKTLKVELKTDCALVGELTDRQDKALIIKE
- a CDS encoding aminotransferase class V-fold PLP-dependent enzyme gives rise to the protein MKGVYFDNASTSWPKAPGVASEMAGYLENIGCNVGRGSYERAYTVARKVYDTREKLCSLFDGEDNKNVIFTANVTQAVNMVLKGFLRQGDHVLISGLEHNAVVRPLEHLKRVGVTYDVIPCDNLGNLEIACIEKMIKPETKAVVMTHGSNVSGSILPIEAVGRICRSQGLYFIVDAAQTAGLHDISMKRANISALCFTGHKGLMGPQGIGGFLVTDDLAEQMDPLLYGGTGSVSDQLDMPDFLPDRFEAGTLNLPGIYGLSSALDYLCSVDKSELLMVEERLTSTFIRGVEAIDGLRLVGNVDIQSRCALVSVECLTRDNAQIAFELDRDYGIMTRVGMHCAPLAHRTLGTYPQGTLRFSFNHFNTQGEVAYALEALQKLTAE
- the yqeB gene encoding selenium-dependent molybdenum cofactor biosynthesis protein YqeB; amino-acid sequence: MKINETIIVRGAGDIATGTIYRLYNAGFRVIALDIESPTVIRRTVAFARAIQDGTAVVEGVTARRCESIEEVCRCLKKDEIPLCVDPRGDMIRMVRPDAVVDAILAKKNLGTTRDMAKAVVALGPGFTAKEDVDAVIETNRGHYLGKILYEGMAARNTGIPGNIGGYTHERVIHAPDSGVIRLCHDIGDLVKKGEHLAFIGENPVTAKIDGVLRGMIADGTNVKKGLKIADVDPRGDRAYCYAISDKARNISGGVLEAVMHLLKE